A single genomic interval of Tsukamurella paurometabola harbors:
- a CDS encoding LuxR C-terminal-related transcriptional regulator, which yields MWREAVARDLEARGFRVAGTADSVAAAGRIAKAVQPVVVLMDMSLPDGDGAAGTALVLEAAPRAQVLILSASDERDDVVEAVKAGACGYLVKSASAEELVDAVQATAAGQPVFTPGLAGLVLGEFRRMASAPEPAGPALTARETEVLRLVAKGLSAKQIASRLHLSHRTVENHVQATLRKLQLGNRVELARYALENGLD from the coding sequence GGATTCGGTGGCCGCCGCGGGACGGATCGCCAAAGCCGTGCAGCCCGTGGTCGTGCTGATGGACATGTCGCTGCCCGACGGCGACGGGGCCGCCGGCACCGCACTGGTGCTCGAGGCAGCGCCGCGCGCGCAGGTACTGATCCTCTCCGCGTCCGACGAGCGCGACGACGTGGTCGAGGCGGTCAAGGCGGGCGCCTGCGGCTACCTGGTCAAGAGCGCCTCCGCGGAGGAACTTGTGGACGCCGTACAGGCCACCGCCGCCGGGCAGCCCGTGTTCACGCCGGGCCTCGCCGGGCTGGTGCTGGGCGAGTTCCGGCGGATGGCATCGGCGCCCGAGCCGGCCGGCCCCGCGCTCACCGCGCGCGAGACCGAGGTGCTGCGGCTGGTCGCGAAGGGCCTGTCCGCCAAGCAGATCGCCAGCAGACTGCACCTGAGCCACCGCACCGTCGAGAACCACGTGCAGGCCACGTTGCGGAAGCTGCAGCTCGGCAACCGGGTGGAGTTGGCCCGCTACGCGCTGGAGAACGGGCTGGATTAG